The genome window ACATTCTAAGTTCTCTGCGGAAAAAAAATCCATGCTATGGTTGTGTGGAAGACATCGTTAAAGTCACTTTATCTAGTTAATGCGTTTGTGCGTTTGATTGTTGTTTCTTCTACAAAAGTGATGTAAAGTGAGATATCTCTAGATAGATATATCTATCTACTTTTAACGCTGGAAATTGACTATATTATCCTGAAAAAGAGTTGAAACGCAAATCTtagacttaatttaaattacggGTCGATTTtgaataaggaaaataaataacatttctatgacattattttatcaatttcacataaaccataaacaatttatttactcattatatgaaaacaaaacaatcaccATTGAAACAGACTATTAcctacaaattaaaacaaaaaaccagAACTCAAGGAAAACAAACAACCAAACGCCCTAATTACGGTAAATGTTTTACAAATGGTTTTCCTTACAACACGTATGTTCTTAAGGCTCAGAATGATCTGAGGTTCGATTTCTAATCGGGGAAATAATTCATTCCAGAAAATGACTATATTTCttctatttattgttttcaatttgacACGAACGCCATTTTTTAATACAGAATGAACTACTTGTACGACCACCTACTTTACATCCACTCTAAGGAtgcaaatgattttaaaaacctATATTGCATCGCTCTACCTCGCTTTGAATCCATTACCTCGTCGTTCACACCCATAAACGAGGCTACTAAACCAAGACGGTGACAAAAATGCGATTACTtgctataataaattatgctaaTGGGTTTTTTCTTGCAGCAAGAGTTCGCGTACATTCAGAAGATAGTGCGCGCGATGCACTACCGTCCATCATCGGCGCCGAGTTCAAGCTCATCGCCTGGGTGGGAGTGCACAGCCTCAACGACTACACCGTCTGGGAGAACGTTGATGGTAAGAATTCATTCGCATTCTATCACAAAGCGTAGAAAGGTTTCTGGTCAAAAATGGTCACTATCTGCTATAGATACTCTCCATGTTACCGTTGACAAGAAACTTAAAAAAGAGAAATTAGCTCAGCCTCACTACAGAAGACAGGATTGCATCTTTTAAACTGACATTCATTTATCTCGAAATGAGATATAACgtcaagcacaaattccaaagaCGTATAGAACTTTTCTGTAATCCTACTGATAATCCGATCTATTAGATCGGATTATGATGAGACGTATTCCGAATCAGACCAAGTATACAATCACTAGTCCAATAAGTCGGTTAAAAGTTTTTCGCTTCATTTCAGGTGAGAATATAGACGACACAGGATTCAACAGATGGGCGAGGGAAAAATACATCAGGTAAATATTGCAATAACGTATCTAAGCCTCAAAGCAAtgcaaaagatttttataaaactatagagAGTGATATAAGGTACGAGCgaggcgtggtggactaaggcctaatacttctcagtagtagaggaggcccgtgcccaacagtgggacagtatataatacaggggtgaTCCAAACTTGCAAGAATAATGTATGACTTGGATGTATCTATATTTTGATATTCCCTCCACAAACCTTATTTTGATCTTCTGTTTTGTTACAGCAAAAACCCACAGGAGCCCCACTGCGCCGGCGTGGACGCCATCAACCCTGGCTACAGAGACTGGTGGTGCCACAGGAGACAACCATACATCTGCGAGATTCAGACTTCGTCAACTTAATAAAATAGGAATCTATTATATATCTGTATTACCTCGCCACTACCCAAAGGGTACCATTCCAATTCTCTAGTAAGCTAAGGATGTGTGGAAGCCACCTATGTCGCTTGATGCAGCTTAAATTACCTCTGATGGATTCAGGATTTCCACGAATTTACTTATCAAACTGATCCAggcaaaaattttaatgttcattCGTTTTGCCTCAGCTTGAGACTCTATAGGCATGCTGGAAGGAAGTTGCATCACTTCATGAACGCCATAATTTGGCCTTTTTAAATGTGCATTAATTGCTTATAGGATGCGACTTTATGTAACAAGCCTCTAGGGCGGGTTTTGCACAGCAAGTGTTATAACATAATGTGTATATAAAGCGTCATTGTTCAATTGCATATACCTAGTACAGCTTAAACGTTCATAAgtaattatatacttagtctggccataaatactgttacacttaattataaaaaaatattacatttgaatttcgaatctgtcatttttatacgattgttcattgtgttttctcattttggcgccaatacattgtaaaatattttgcgatattaaaatggtgtggggtgataaagagaaccgaatcgctgtgatagcattacacaaagtaggtatggagccaaatgcaatttttaaaactctccatacacttggtattagtaaaatgtttgtgtaccgggctattaataggtacaatgagacctcctctgtttgtgacagaaaagatctggccgtccacgtagtgttcgtacgaaaaaggtggtcaaagcagtaagggaaagaattcgaagaaatcctgtccgaaagcaaaagattttatctcgggaaatgaagatagcacctagaaccatgtcgcgtattttaaaagatgacttaggacttgc of Manduca sexta isolate Smith_Timp_Sample1 unplaced genomic scaffold, JHU_Msex_v1.0 HiC_scaffold_93, whole genome shotgun sequence contains these proteins:
- the LOC119193700 gene encoding LOW QUALITY PROTEIN: struthiocalcin-2-like (The sequence of the model RefSeq protein was modified relative to this genomic sequence to represent the inferred CDS: inserted 1 base in 1 codon) translates to MRAAVVCTLFLAALVQGDAPQGYLINEEDGHGYKLVYVAQTWQRAMKLCAEEGAKLAVPKSEQEFAYIQKIVRAMHYXSIIGAEFKLIAWVGVHSLNDYTVWENVDGENIDDTGFNRWAREKYISKNPQEPHCAGVDAINPGYRDWWCHRRQPYICEIQTSST